In one window of Frigoriglobus tundricola DNA:
- a CDS encoding IS630 family transposase, producing the protein MARPKPALILSDDERQKLTTWANRPKSTQRLALRARIVLACADETSNKAVASQLGVCAATVGTWRNRFVAQRLDGLVDEPRPGAPRTVTDADVERVVTATLETKPKAATHWSTRGMAQATGMSQSTISRIWRTFELKPHRADTFKLSTDPYFVEKVRDVVGLYLAPPDRAIVLSVDEKSQVQALDRTQPVLPMTPAQVERGTHDYVRHGTTSLFAALDVATGKVIGTCHRRHRHQEFLKFLDHVDATLPREPGVSVHIVLDNYATHKTPAVKRWFVRHPEYHLHFIPTSSSWLNQVERFFAEITEKRIRRGVFKSVHALEQAITEYLAEHNADPKPFAWVADADSILDRIKRVCERTSDSGH; encoded by the coding sequence ATGGCGCGCCCCAAACCAGCCCTCATTCTGTCCGATGACGAGCGCCAGAAGCTCACCACCTGGGCCAACCGGCCCAAGAGCACCCAACGACTCGCGCTCCGCGCGCGGATCGTCCTGGCCTGTGCCGACGAGACCAGCAACAAGGCCGTCGCCTCCCAACTCGGGGTCTGTGCGGCCACCGTGGGCACCTGGCGGAACCGGTTCGTCGCCCAGCGACTCGACGGCCTGGTCGATGAGCCCCGGCCCGGCGCCCCGCGCACGGTCACGGATGCCGACGTCGAGCGGGTGGTCACCGCCACCCTGGAGACCAAGCCCAAAGCGGCCACCCACTGGAGCACCCGGGGCATGGCCCAGGCCACCGGGATGTCGCAATCGACCATCAGTCGGATCTGGCGCACGTTCGAGCTGAAGCCGCACCGGGCCGACACGTTCAAGCTGTCCACCGACCCGTACTTCGTGGAGAAGGTCCGGGACGTGGTCGGGTTGTACCTGGCCCCACCGGACCGGGCCATCGTCCTGTCGGTGGACGAGAAGAGCCAGGTCCAGGCGCTGGACCGCACCCAGCCTGTCCTGCCGATGACCCCGGCCCAGGTCGAGCGGGGCACCCACGACTACGTGCGGCACGGCACCACGTCGCTGTTCGCGGCCCTGGACGTGGCCACCGGGAAGGTGATCGGGACGTGCCACCGGCGGCACCGGCACCAGGAGTTCCTGAAGTTCCTCGACCACGTGGATGCCACCCTACCCCGGGAACCGGGCGTGAGCGTGCACATCGTGTTGGACAACTATGCGACCCACAAGACGCCGGCCGTCAAGCGCTGGTTCGTGCGGCACCCCGAGTACCACCTGCACTTCATCCCGACCAGCAGCTCGTGGCTCAACCAGGTCGAGCGGTTCTTCGCCGAGATCACGGAGAAGCGGATCCGCCGCGGGGTGTTCAAAAGTGTCCACGCCCTCGAGCAGGCGATCACCGAGTACCTGGCCGAACACAATGCCGACCCGAAGCCGTTCGCCTGGGTCGCCGACGCCGATTCCATCCTCGACCGCATCAAGAGGGTTTGCGAACGGACTTCCGACTCAGGACACTAG